Part of the Mytilus edulis chromosome 9, xbMytEdul2.2, whole genome shotgun sequence genome, CTGAACACTTCTATTCTATTCAAGAACAAATACTGCGCCATTTGTAATTACCATGCATCTGATGAAATGTACCCCTGGTCTGGAAATTTGTCATGTGATACAGCCGGGTCATTTGAACCGTTTGATAATCTTACAGCTTCCGGCAACGTTCTGAAAGAGATCAGTCAATCTGAagattgcaatatattttttcaaggcTTGGATCCGATTTCTGACCTAGAACAATGTGATTGGGGAATATATACCACGTGTAATCAAACTGGTAACTGGGGGGTTTATGACAAGGCTATCGAAGATGCTTGTACCAGTTATACTTCCGTTTACCTTGCTAAATATAGAAATGTGTTCTGCTTCCTATGTAATTCCAACGAAATACCGTTTATGGGCTGTAAATTTATTGACCTTGGAAAAGAAAAAGGGGGAATTAAAACGGGAACATTTGTTGGTCTGATTAGTTTCATGGATGATGAACAGAAGAGAACAGATAAAATATGTGGAAATGATGAAGTTTTTGATGCATATGAGGTAAGCTTACATAAAGTATTGATGAGGAAATGATGTAaaggaacgaccatttaactccGAAAAAGAGGGGTATGCTTGTTTTCCAAAAGCATATTCTGATATTTGATGAAATACATATTGATGGACAAGCagatgacaataaaaatattatgaatcCAAATTTTCCCAATACTCTtttgagttttgaaaaaaatgataggATTAGTAACGTtaaaaaaagctaaaatatttgtttctgcctcagacaaaaataaatatccccccccccccccccggaccttgaagttaaatggttgttccctATAAGAGAGGCGAAGAATATCAAAAagtcgagaaaaaaaaatgacatcactattcttagaaataaaaaatagacaaaaggcaaacaaaaaagaaacaatgaTAAGAACAAGTAtttagtctatatatatatattccgtatACTAAAAATCTTTTGGCGTTgtgcatatttatattattttctttgaaaacagTTGATTATTTACAGAAGAGaatttttaaggttaaatatGATAGAACTTTGTACTACGAAAACGTCAAATGAATATAGTTGAAGCATAAATCTGTTACAAGTTTAAAATCGTCACATGCTTCTCTGAAGAGGTACAATCTGGTCAAATTCTGACTCTTTGAAGAGAGAGGTAGCCAATTAATGATCCCAGTTAGTCCTAATTAGTAACTAATTAAGTTATTAAGaatcagaataaaaaaaattaagtaattAAGAATCAGTATAAAGAAAACGCagaatttaatcaaaataagaAGAATTTGACATTACCTGACTTCACTTTTTTTTCTTAGTTTCGGGGGAACATATCCATATATCCGCTTGGGATGATACATACTAGTTAGAATAGTCGTATAATCTGTTATTTGTCGATTGTGTCCTATCCCGATTGTAAAATTGTCAGACggtttttttattactttaaatgTGCCATTCGTTGTCCGTTTATCTCCgagttatgagtttgactgtccctgtgcTATCTTTGGCCTCTCTACATCTGCTCCGTTCAGATATTCTGCCTTTTCGTAATATCTCTTTTTAGTGAACGGTGATCTAACGGTTTTTTCTCTGTAATTTTACTTgatacaaaacaaataacatGATCAATATTCTAATGAATTATCATCGATTAAACATCAATTGTTTTAAAACACTGAATTTTCATTAATGTTCTACCATTAAAAAGGCGGGAACATGTTTTTGCATCatgttgttgtcgtttgttcttcAGAACATAATAATATCAATAACATAATATCTACAAAAACGtggttaacaaaacaaacagtttatATCTGATTCTGAACTTTTATAAAATACTACACTACGTTTCCCAATTTCAGAATTCTGTGAAAAAGATGGCGCGTTATGAATTTAATTAGGTGAATCCATTTTGTATCGGCGTATTTTAAAGGTTTTGCTGAAGATTAAgcgaaaaaaacatttaaaaagataatatgaggcaggcattacctgtgaaaggggacgaagtctgtatgaatattcatttttaattcaaacattttaactttgaaatggcctcaaaaagaaaatggaaatgccgtaacgtttccgattttgttttctgttgtaaggtattttagttgtgacgtcatGTGCGATGTAAAcgaagaaacgctatcatcaggttcACATTGAgatcaaaagggtccaaaattaaactttgtttgatttcataaaaaatcgaattattggggttctttgatatgccgaatctaactgtgttttaagattttaaatttttggtcccgttttcaatttggtctacaccaaggtccaaagggtccaaaactaagctttgtttgattttaacaaaaattgaatatatggtgttctttgatatgctaaatctagcCATGTACaatgaatttataattttgatttgtaGGCCCCGTTATCAAATTGATCCACATTggggtcaaaagggtccaaaattaaactttgtttgatttcatcaaaattcgAATTATTGGGGTTCCTAATTAATATGCCGCCGAAtctaactgttttttttagattttaaatttttgatcctgttttcaaattgtgCTACATTAATTAAGGTCAAAAGGGTCTAAAATTTTACTTCGttcgattttaacaaaaattgaattcttggggttctttgatatgctgaaactaaacatgtattaagattttttattatgggcccagttttcaagttggtccaaattaatgtaaaaaaattactttgtttgatttcaacaaaaattgaatgtatgggtttctttgatatgctaaatctaaccatgtatttagattttttatttatggtccctgttatcaaattggttcacattgaagattcaaaattgaactttgcttcatttcatcaaaaactgaatTCTTTGGATTCTTTAATATGCTCAATCAatccatgtattaagattttgaatattggaccataataggtaaatttaattatttaaaaattattagaccacattcattctgtgtcagaaaactatGCTGTGCCAAATATTTTatcatcacaatccaaattcagagatgCATCaaacttgaatgttgtgtccattctGGCCCCAATTATTCAGAGTTCGACCCCTGCGGTCGTttcaagctgcgccctgtggagcattttttttaatgggaaagaataaataaaaatgatctcaaaatgtataaaaaaaaattgtaaaacgaAACACTTGATAAATCTTACACGTCTCTGCCTTCAAATAAAAGCTGTATAACTTACTACTAATTTATAAATTTGACAGACACTTTTCATGTGGTAGtgtaaacaattttgtaaatgtGAATTTAATTTCTTCTTAGATACTACTTGACGTTCATTCAATCTCCATTCAAATGTGAATTTGATTTCTTTAttgtcttatttttattttaaggatAAATGTCGGGAAGTTGTATGTCCCAGAATGCACTACTTTAATAAAAAGAACCAACAATGTGAAgaaatttttcgaaaaatcaaAAAACTGAAATACGAAGCTTACTACAAAGTaacaattatagacaaaaagCTGGATGAAGATGACTGTTCAACGAGCTGTGTGTCTGATGATTCTTATACTGTGGAATATGATATCTGTTCTTATATTGAGAAAACTCTTAGTGGAATTGACTGTTGTTATCTTTTGGAATATCACTATCCAAAAGATATTAAAAACGTGACACATCGTGAATATATAGTTGGTATATCTCTTTATGCATTTTCGTCTCATAATCAAAGAACGTATGTTGAAATACTCTCATCACCATTTGAAGTCAATCGTCAAAATGATGTAATCAATATAGGATATATACTGTTAGTTCAACCAATATCACACAAGGCGCTTGATCTTGCCTCAGACTTTGTAGAATGGGATTTCACAGATTACTATGACTCTTATTATGACTATcagtattataatttagaacAAGATATGGCATGTGCTTCTACTCACCCAGCCATACAAGTTGTTTCAAATTTCTTCTGCCCAAGAATCAAGCTCAAATTTAATGAAGTCGAACTATCAACCCATCACCTTATAGTATTAAATAATAACATACAATATGATATCAATACTGTACTTCAAAATGAAGAGTATTTTCTAGTTTGTGTAGATGTTTACATGGCATCAAGCATAAACTTTGTGCAAGAAGTTGTTGCTGTGACAAATAAAATCGAGACATTATTGTCATTGGTTTGCTCCATTGCATCGATCACATCACTGACCCTCACTTTAGTAGTCTACATCTTATTGCAGGATCTCCGAACTCTCCCGGGGTTACAACAAATGATGTTGTCATGCCACTTGTTGGTTGCGCATGCACTATACCTATTTGGAATTAATGCGGAATCAACTGAAACTCTCTGTGCTGCTGTTGGTCTACTCACCCATTACTTCTGGTTAGGGTCCATTATGTGGATGCATATCTGCACGTTAGACATGTTCAGGGTGTTCTATTACAATAATCAAAGTACTTCAAATCGACTAAAACAGTTCACACGTTACGTTATATATAGTGTCTCTTTTCCCAGTCTACTTGTAGCTATAAATATAGTGAACTTTTTCAACAGCGACGAAAACCCACACGGCTATTTAGGATATGGTGGAGAAAGTTGCTATATCATAGAGAAAACAATGGTACTGTATACATTTGCGATTCCCGTTGGAGTTCTCCTTCTCCTGAATATCATCTTATTTTCTGTTGTTATTTATCAACTGGAAATGGCACTGGAAGTTAAATCTGAAACCAGGAATAATCGCCCGATGTTGGTTATCTATACAAAAATGTCGTGTTTGACAGGGATAACTTGGATCTTTGGATTCGCTTACCAGTGGACACTGGTCGATGTCTTATCGTATGCTTTTATAATCTTAAATGCTTCACAAGGATTATTCATCTTCCTATCATTTGGTTTGAATAGCCACGTAAGATCTAAGATTAGCGAAATGTTCTGCAGACCAAATGAACAAACTACCCAAAAAATAGAAATTGAAAGAAATTCACTGAAAATTTTGAATATGCCAAAAACCTGATTGGACCTCGAACCTTTTCTAACCATTAAACAGAATCTATGTTGGATTATATGTGTCTATTACTATATATGTAATTTGATTGTAGTCGTGTAAATAGTATGTTTAACTCGTTCAAACAACATAATATATTCGATTAAACCGTAGTTTATCGTAAATACAACACACCGGACTGTCATGGCTCCATCTTCTATGCAACAGTAGTCACTGTATTAACAATACTTTAAATTAAATGAGTTTGCATTCGAGGCAACAGAATTTTCTTTATAGACAACACTTTCAAACAACAGTTGTTTGTAGTCGAGGCAACATAAGTTGATGTACGAAAACACTTTCAAACAACACAACTTTAGCTGTATATATTTAATGTTCAAACAACACGAGAATAGATATAAGTCAACAATATGTGATATATAGACACTACTTGCAAGTAACAATAGTTTTTTATCCATTCAACAGAAGTTGCTATATAAACAACACTTTCAAACAACACAAGTTTATAGTATGAAGCAACAGTTACTGCTGTATTGATAATAGAACACGAGTATAGATCCGATTCAACAGTATTTGATATATAGATAATACTTTCAAGCAACACGAGTTTTATTCGCGGCAAGATACGTTTGTCGTAAAGCCCCTATTTTTGAACCACATGACTTAAGATTCGAGGCAACAGTCGTTGATGTATAGACAAAACTTTCAATAAACAGGTCCCTTTAAACTTGAGCCAACATTAGTTTTTGTATAGTGAAGACTTGAAGCAAGCATAACTTTAGACTCGAGGCAGCCTTAGATTCCGTATAATAGACAACACTTTCAAACAATACGACTTTTCATTAATTCGAGTTCACAGTAATTACCCTATAAAAATAACTTTCAAACAACATAAGGCATTATCAGATGCAGTATAGACAACACTTTCACACAATACAATTTTAGATTGTAGGAAACAGTTGTTGTTGTACAGACAACACTTTCAATCAAAACGACTTCAGATTCGAGTCAAAAGAATTTGTTGAATAGACAACAGTTCCATATGACACTACTCTACTTTGCAGAGACACCACTGTCAAACAACACGGCTTTATATTCGAGACATCATTAGAAGCTGTAAAGACAATACTTTCAATAATCAAAACTTGAGTTTCGCGGCTACAATTGTTGCTGTATAGACTAACACTTTCAAACAAATCGACTATAAACTTGTGGTAACTGTAGTTAAAAAACACGTTAAAACATCAACACTCAAGATTCGAGGCAATAGTATTTCATCATACCGTAAACACAACACTTGCAAATAACATGGCTTAAGATTTAAGACAGCAGTAGTTTTCTGATATTCAAGTTATAAATCTAGTCAGAAGatactaaataatttaaaagcgCTGTACCTTTTGTGTGGTATTTGCATGTTCTGATTTTGTTTGATGGATTGattctcaatatatatatatcctatgttttccatttcaaaaataaacaaaataaatttattaatggTATTACATAAACTGCAAATGGAGTGATACCATAACatgtaattttgtaaaatattcatttcaacttCTCACCACATCATTTATGTCAAATTTCTATTATTTAGATAATTTCTGTCACCATAGCCTTAAATTGTGTATATCTATGTTTGTCTACAATAAAGATGTGCTCTCGTGGTggtagtatttttaattattgtctAAATACAAAAATGGTAAAACACTTATAAACAAattcatcacgagttggttgatatgttccttatgtcgtaacttcaataaccttcccttttcacgaatttgacctaccgaattagactaattaccggatttgtaataaaataaatcaacacgacgtgtgccacatgtggagcatgatctgctttcctttccagagcacctgagatcgcccccagttgatggggttcgtgttgcttcgtctttagttttctttgttgtgtcttctgtattttaatttgtctgtttgtttttttaatttatagccatggcgttgtcagtttattttcaacctatgagtttgactgtccctctggtatctttcgtccctcttttataacatcTGGGTCGATGTCtttgctggtggacattttgtccccgaggacatcatccgcccagtatcAAAATTGCATGAATTTACGAAGATCTAACAGGATGCTGGCTCGGACGTTTCCCAGTATAAAAAAGTCCGAAATAGACGCCACCATGGACATGGTGTCGTCTGATACGGTAGGTGTCCACTcgtcaccagacatgacaaatatcccAAACATGACTCATTCAGATCACCATACCAGTGACAATAGCAAAAGTACACAAacacagccatgttcagttctccttaaagacattttggattttgatgACTCTACACAACACTGTCTCATTTCGAAATGTTGAACAAATGGCTgaaaaacttgtacaaaatttaataacagATACTTaattcactagcaatttaacTAAAAAGTCTTAATTTACTAGAAGtaacgatgatctgaattgtaaatctaTAAATGTCGTCAACGGATTAGAGTGTTACCTTTGCGGGTTGGtttacgtcggtgaaacgaaaggaaggctaaacaaacgtatgtgtgGCCATAGATCAGATATCAACCTAAATGCAAAACGACATTATGTTCCAGCATTTTAATCAGCctgatcattccatcgtttctatgacagttcgtaTAACCAAAACAAAATATACCACAAGACTGACAATCCTAAATTTGCAACTCCTCTCCTCTCACATTCGCACGAACCTTTATTcgttacccctttcaaaacttcattctctgttcaatttatgtttggaaaccactgttacaaaccctcattcaaaccaatacagaCTTACAGCTATGATTTCGGATATTGCAActcacagacttttcaaaccggttcgcattggaaaagatgaaaaagagaaaagatcttttcttaaactttcctttgtcaacaaaggtctcgatggcgtcaacttaggcaatatcctccatcataaattagttcaatcgaaaatacctccttattttaaagatCAATCTGTaataataatttcttatacctataccaaaccaattgcaactaaagttttcaattacaaacacgttttgcaggatctcaacaTTGACGACTTCAAGTTTTAACCTCCTGATTGCTcctgtgctagttcccaattcacatataatccggctggccaccaaagacctcaacattgtcaataacacttccctgcgaaatttgttatccaaaggtccgagatatcgtgagcctaaatccatgaattggaaatacaacttcaaaatactgatggattcagtcgaggattatgacAGACAATTGGTAAAACGCGAGAAAGAAGACGAAGATACTCTTTCCGAAAAGATTAATTAAGGCTGTgcggtcgttgatacaaatccgAATTAAGAACCTAAATGGGTCTATCAATTACCACGCTACGTAATTTTTCAatgacccaaatgttgcaaaacacttgtcctacctccatgacaaatatgttgttgtccccacAGATAAAGCCCCTAACAACATCGTTTTTGAGTGTAAAtaacattacataaactgcttgataaatgaattaggtattgacaattcactttgaaactcaacatataccggggtaccctcacgacacttaccaaagagaaaatcctggataatcataggtatgttctatgttcctttggaatttcaacctaAGGTCaaaaactggatcttccatcactgttaTTGGATACCTAATCTTCATCAGTGTCCTtgcaaacaacggtatattgctagatcttccaagtgctccacgaaacctctttctaaattattaacatctacgTTATCGTCAATCAAAGTCGGTctccaaagttattgtgaaactgcctattctagaggtggcgcgaatcagatgtggatactattTTATTATAAtgacttcatacagaaacttcttaggaagaaagataagaagttagcaatatcctctaactttacgttccgctatatagatgatattcTCTCACttgataatacaaaatttggtgactatgttaaacgaatccatcccatcgaactagagataaaggatactacagatacagttaagtctgtctcatatcttgacttaaatctagaaattgaattgataatgagggtcggttgaaaaaaaaaactctacgacaaaagagatgatttcagcttcccaattgtgaactttccatttctgtgtagcataTTCCAGTAGTGCaaacggagtatatatctcccaattgatactatTTTCCCGGGCTTGTGTTTCCTATAAAGATTTTCTTGAAAggggattgctgctcacaaggaagctcctataccaagagtttcaaatggtgaagttgaaatcatcccttcgtaaatttacggacgccatcacgagttgattgaccgttatggaataaccgcttcacagataatatcggatGTTTCTTGTGTCGTCACTACAAAACCCTGCACTTTTAACAAATTTGACcgaccgaattagactatttactggatttgtaataatataagcaacacgacgggtgccacaagtgaagcatgatctgcttacccttccggtgcacctgaaatcacccccagtttttggtgggtttcgtgttgcttagtttttagttttctatgttgtgtcttctgtacttttatttgtctatttgtctttttatttttagccatggcgttgtcagtttattttcaatctgttagtttgactgtccctatggtatcttttgtccctctctTGTACAAGAAAcggtaatttttatatttatatcattggAATAGACTGATAACAAAAGTTCAGCCTTCCAGTCAATTCTCAGACCTATCCACTGCCGACAAAAAAGTTCAGCCTTCCAGTCAATTCTCAGACCTATCCACTGCCGACAAAAAAGTTCAGTCTTCCAGTCAATTCTCAGACCTATCCACTGCCGACAAAAAAGTTCAGCCTTCCAGTCAATTCTCAGACCTATCCACTGCCGACAAAAAAGTTCAGCCTTCCAGTCAATTCTCAGACCTATTCACTGCCGACAGTGGTAATGTTGGTACTGTTTAAAC contains:
- the LOC139490238 gene encoding uncharacterized protein — protein: MLFDVCLLVFVCATFAEVIGSFIYRYPSDVDLKEVYDLTENIQNANQRRILEKQLLYCPMVPLCNNLTRQDSYPNGTSSDVESCCYSCSCQEKGLGTNGNCPNSEITLSTPVKTCIYPQYLPYGRSRVTADKAYYMISSCANNFYDPTVIRKCTVDQRKIDPFDISLFTPVSILNTSILFKNKYCAICNYHASDEMYPWSGNLSCDTAGSFEPFDNLTASGNVLKEISQSEDCNIFFQGLDPISDLEQCDWGIYTTCNQTGNWGVYDKAIEDACTSYTSVYLAKYRNVFCFLCNSNEIPFMGCKFIDLGKEKGGIKTGTFVGLISFMDDEQKRTDKICGNDEVFDAYEDKCREVVCPRMHYFNKKNQQCEEIFRKIKKLKYEAYYKVTIIDKKLDEDDCSTSCVSDDSYTVEYDICSYIEKTLSGIDCCYLLEYHYPKDIKNVTHREYIVGISLYAFSSHNQRTYVEILSSPFEVNRQNDVINIGYILLVQPISHKALDLASDFVEWDFTDYYDSYYDYQYYNLEQDMACASTHPAIQVVSNFFCPRIKLKFNEVELSTHHLIVLNNNIQYDINTVLQNEEYFLVCVDVYMASSINFVQEVVAVTNKIETLLSLVCSIASITSLTLTLVVYILLQDLRTLPGLQQMMLSCHLLVAHALYLFGINAESTETLCAAVGLLTHYFWLGSIMWMHICTLDMFRVFYYNNQSTSNRLKQFTRYVIYSVSFPSLLVAINIVNFFNSDENPHGYLGYGGESCYIIEKTMVLYTFAIPVGVLLLLNIILFSVVIYQLEMALEVKSETRNNRPMLVIYTKMSCLTGITWIFGFAYQWTLVDVLSYAFIILNASQGLFIFLSFGLNSHVRSKISEMFCRPNEQTTQKIEIERNSLKILNMPKT